The DNA region GTTGTTGTGGTCTTGCAGAATGTCTATAAATTGTCTCCTCTCTTATTGTACAATAGCCTGAGCTCTCAAGTCTTCAAGTCTCAACacaaacactctctctctctctctctctctcacacacacacacacaccttgGACTGCTGCCACGTGGGCACTTGACGCACCACCTTACCTCACTAATCATCACATCTGTGTCAATATTCAAACTATAAAGATCACTCCCTACACACACACATCTTGGTCTTAGTCCAAGCCCTTATTGTTGCCGAGTCCATTGCACCTGTTAAGTTGGCTTCAAACTAAACGGCCGCACcgtctcttttcttctctctctactTCCTTTTTATTAATGGCCAAAGGAGGAAGACCCACTATAGATCCTGGTTCTGTATTAAACTCTTATACAGAACCAAATAATACTAGTGGGTTCAAGAATGATATCATGGACATCTCTACCTACCCAATTCGTAACAGTGGTGATGAAGATGTTCCATCTCCGGCAAGTTCCACTTGGAAACCAGTAATAGTCAATGAAATGGACTTCTTCCCCACTGACAGGAATTGTTCTAAGGAAAGTCATAGGGTTAATGTCAAGAAAGAGAGTGCACAAGGTGTGATGATCGGTTGTTTGGGACTTAACgtaagttaaaaattttatgcagaaaagTTTCTGATTTTTCTGTGTTCActagttttagttttttcttcttctttttttcccaacaattgatttttggagttttttttttttttagactggTTTGAATCTTACCACAAATACTAGTAGCGAGAAGTCAAATGAGGATGATAGAACAAACAACACGAGTAACAAGAAAAGTTTTAATGAGGTATTAAACTGTGATACAAATTATTATCTGGGTTTGAAAGTTATTTCTGTTTTATTTAGTTTTCAGATTTATTAAGATGAAGGTTTTTCTTGGTGTAGTTGATAGCTCTGCAGGCTGAATTGGACCGGATGAGTATGGAAAATGAACGCCTAAAAGTTTTGCTTAAACAGGTGAACGATAACTACAATTCCTTGCAGATTCATTTTGCAACACTGATGCAACACCAACAGACTCGAAAGGCCAAAACAGGAATAGTTGATGAGgtaattttactaaaattacaATAAAGAAAGCTCATCTTGTATATTTATTGTATAAATGTAAAAAAGTTGTACTCAGTACACAAAACTCTCACTTTTATATGACGTGGGAGACGATGTGGGAGAGGTGAAGATATTTGATAAGCACTACCAAATTAATAGTACATTAATTCTCTATGAATTTGCTTAGGTGATTAATGGAGATAAAAGCAATGGAGGAAGCCTAACAAGACAGTTTATGGATCTGCATCGAGTTGAAAAAGATGAGCCATCACATACTCCTTCTGAAGGCGGATTGCGGGATTGTTCTAGATCACCTATGAAAGACAAGGTTGAGTTAGagtataaaaaacaaaagatttgtagtagtagtagtgagATTATTCAGTTGGATCTGGATAAGAGTGATTCTCGGAATGGTACTACAACAACTGGGAGAGAGGATAGCCCAGACCAAGCAATTCCAGGGCCGGTTCTTAACAAAGCCCCTAGATTTACTACCTCCAGGGATGCTGATCATCAACACCCAGAAACCTTGTCAATGATTAGAAAAGCACGTGTCTCAGTTCGAGCACGATCAGATGGAACTACGGTAAGCAGTACTGTTGAACTTGCgtatgttcaaaatttttacaatcagAAAAAGATTTTAACAATCATGTTCTtgttaatttgataattgataacatCAAGGAAGTTAATGTCTCAAAATGAAGAAGGTATATAGCTTACATGTGCACACacccaaaaagtcaaaatgaaaAGTTTTAGCCGCTAGTCTTGCACCAATTGCTTTTGTAATTGGGAGTTTACATAGTTATTAAggaatttaaaaggaaattataccaataaatagttaaaacattaaaaaccaCTGGagtatatatatcaaaaagttattttactCATAAAATGCTTAAATGATAATTGAAACTAGCTTTTAATTTGATCAATCTTAATTATGCCCCAGATTAATGACGGATGCCAATGGAGAAAGTATGGGCAGAAGATGGCAAAAGGAAATCCATGTCCTCGAGCTTATTATCGATGCACCATGGGAGCTAGCTGTCCTGTTCGCAAACAAGTAtgcttccttttcttctttttatgcttaattaagattttatatCCTAAATTCAACGAATGTCCCATCACTAAATATACTTTCAAATTTGTACTAATATTTAATATGAACAATGAAATAAATTGAAACATCAATTTGTTTCATACTCGATTTTGTTTATCACTAGACTAATTATGGAATTTTGGTTTTTCAATAGGTACAAAGATGTGCAGAAGACCGGTCGATCCTTATTACCACTTACGAAGGAAATCACAACCATCCACTCCCTCCGGCTGCCATGGCAACGGCATCCTATACATCAGCAGCTGCATCAATGCTACTCTCAGGATCAATGCCCAGTGCAGATGCACTGATGAATTCAAACATACTAGCAAGAACTGCACTTTCTAGCTCACCAAGTTTCGCAACACTTTCAGCTTCAGCTCCATTTCCTACTGTTACATTGGACCTCACTCAGCCTCATAATGCCTCACAGTTCCAGAGGGCAGTACAAGGCCAGTTTAACATGTTTTCTTCAAGCTTGCCACATTTCATGTCTGCGCCACAAGTTTTCGGTCAAGCCCTTCAAAACCAATCAAAATATGTGGGTCTTCATAGCTCTCAAGGAATGGAGCTTCCTCCCTTTGCATCCAGCAATCAGATACATACACCCTCATTGAGTGATGCAATTGGCTCAGCAACAGCTGCCATCACA from Castanea sativa cultivar Marrone di Chiusa Pesio chromosome 6, ASM4071231v1 includes:
- the LOC142641043 gene encoding WRKY transcription factor 6-like — its product is MAKGGRPTIDPGSVLNSYTEPNNTSGFKNDIMDISTYPIRNSGDEDVPSPASSTWKPVIVNEMDFFPTDRNCSKESHRVNVKKESAQGVMIGCLGLNTGLNLTTNTSSEKSNEDDRTNNTSNKKSFNELIALQAELDRMSMENERLKVLLKQVNDNYNSLQIHFATLMQHQQTRKAKTGIVDEVINGDKSNGGSLTRQFMDLHRVEKDEPSHTPSEGGLRDCSRSPMKDKVELEYKKQKICSSSSEIIQLDLDKSDSRNGTTTTGREDSPDQAIPGPVLNKAPRFTTSRDADHQHPETLSMIRKARVSVRARSDGTTINDGCQWRKYGQKMAKGNPCPRAYYRCTMGASCPVRKQVQRCAEDRSILITTYEGNHNHPLPPAAMATASYTSAAASMLLSGSMPSADALMNSNILARTALSSSPSFATLSASAPFPTVTLDLTQPHNASQFQRAVQGQFNMFSSSLPHFMSAPQVFGQALQNQSKYVGLHSSQGMELPPFASSNQIHTPSLSDAIGSATAAITADPNFTAALVAAITSIIGNVHSNHSGNSTQPTARNNNDKN